A genomic stretch from Urocitellus parryii isolate mUroPar1 unplaced genomic scaffold, mUroPar1.hap1 Scaffold_53, whole genome shotgun sequence includes:
- the LOC144252722 gene encoding adhesion G-protein coupled receptor V1-like: MILDDDIPEGDEKFQLILTNPSPGLELGQQTIAVITILANDDGPGVLSFNNSEHFFLREPAALYVQESVAVLYFVREPARGLFGTVTVQFIVTEVNSSTESKDLTPSKGYIVLEEGVRLKALHISAVLDTEPEMDEHFVCTLFNPTGGARLGAQVQTLITVLQNQAPLGLFSISAIENRATSIDIEETNRMVYLNVSCTNGIDLAVSVQWETISETALGMRGMDVVFSIFQSFFGQASFWLVFLYFGRFSIWYNVKKIIMYYLPMARDFYSSKGFNDTKS; the protein is encoded by the exons atgATTCTTGATGATGACATTCCAGAAGGAGATGAAAAATTTCAGCTCATTTTAACAAATCCTTCTCCTGGACTGGAACTGGGGCAACAGACAATAG CTGTAattaccatccttgctaatgaTGATGGCCCTGGAGTTCTATCATTTAACAACAGTGAGCACTTTTTCCTGAGAGAGCCAGCAGCTCTCTATGTTCAGGAAAGCGTTGCGGTCTTGTACTTTGTTCGGGAACCTGCACGAGGACTGTTTGGAACTGTGACAGTTCAGTTCATTGTCACGGAAGTGAATTCTTCAACAGAATCCAAGGACCTGACTCCTTCCAAAGGCTATATTGTATTAGAAGAAGGTGTTCGACTCAAG gcCCTGCACATTTCTGCTGTATTAGACACAGAACCAGAAATGGATGAGCATTTTGTTTGCACCTTGTTTAATCCGACGGGAGGTGCTAGACTAGGGGCTCAGGTTCAAACCTTGATAACAGTATTACAAAATCAGGCCCCTTTGGGGCTGTTCAGTATTTCTGCTATTGAAAAtag AGCCACTTCTATAGATATTGAAGAAACCAACAGAATGGTATACTTAAATGTGTCGTGTACTAATGGCATTGATTTAGCTGTGAGTGTGCAGTGGGAGACGATATCTGAAACAGCCCTTGGCatga ggggaatggatgttgtcttttccatatttcaaagtttttttggaCAAGCCAGTTTCTGGCTGGTGTTTCTTTACTTTGGAAGATTCAGTATATGGTATAATGTTAAGAAAATCATCATGTACTATTTACCGATGGCAAGGGATTTTTATTCCAGTAAAG gATTTAATGATACAAAATCCTAA